In the Alligator mississippiensis isolate rAllMis1 chromosome 7, rAllMis1, whole genome shotgun sequence genome, one interval contains:
- the LTB4R gene encoding leukotriene B4 receptor 1, with protein MENDTLSTSVPLAEQTSPLSGRTIGLVVLSLAFILGFPGNAFVIWSAACLVRKHTVTSLLILHLAVADGATLLTAPFFLRLLSIGQWEFGLFICRLCYYICGVCMYASVYLIVLMSLDRCLGVSKPFLSQNIRTKVVARSLVLVIWLLSFLLAIPVIFFRRLENYSGRFICKLSHDNQQHLVFHKLFETLTGCILPFFIIICCYIVIGRRLKETRFRRKRRTSRLITVIVVAFTVFWLPYHFVNILEVVGKLSGLKSVTQAGEKAQPTMIALAFFSSSINPILYTFTGSSLLKAAGVGFMAKLFDGTSSDILSLRQGTGRSTQQREEVEMKVVRNENDENITPIGLSVETTLDGC; from the coding sequence ATGGAGAATGACACCCTCTCTACTTCAGTGCCTCTTGCAGAACAGACATCCCCACTGTCTGGCAGAACGATAGGGCTGGTAGTGCTGTCCCTGGCATTTATCCTTGGCTTCCCAGGAAATGCCTTTGTAATATGGAGTGCAGCCTGCCTTGTCCGGAAGCACACTGTCACCAGCCTCCTGATACTGCACTTGGCCGTGGCTGATGGGGCCACACTGCTCACCGCACCCTTTTTCCTCCGGCTGCTGAGCATCGGGCAATGGGAGTTTGGTCTTTTCATCTGCCGGTTGTGCTACTATATctgtggggtgtgcatgtatgCCAGCGTCTACCTCATTGTCCTCATGAGTCTTGACCGCTGCCTGGGTGTTTCCAAGCCTTTCCTCTCCCAGAACATCCGCACCAAGGTAGTAGCCAGGTCCTTGGTCCTAGTTATATGGCTGTTGTCTTTCCTCCTTGCCATCCCCGTCATCTTCTTCCGCCGATTGGAAAATTACTCTGGCCGCTTCATCTGCAAACTATCTCATGATAACCAGCAACATTTGGTTTTCCACAAACTCTTTGAGACCCTGACCGGCTGCATACTGCCCTTTTTCATTATCATCTGCTGTTACATCGTCATCGGGCGCCGGCTGAAGGAGACGCGTTTCCGGAGGAAGCGCCGCACCAGCCGGCTCATCACAGTCATTGTGGTGGCCTTCACTGTCTTCTGGCTGCCCTATCACTTTGTGAACATCCTCGAGGTGGTCGGAAAACTGAGTGGCTTAAAAAGTGTCACCCAGGCTGGAGAGAAGGCACAGCCTACCATGATTGCTCTGGCTTtcttcagcagcagcatcaacCCCATCCTCTATACCTTCACGGGTAGCAGCTTGCTCAAGGCAGCAGGTGTGGGCTTCATGGCCAAGTTGTTTGATGGCACAAGCTCTGATATACTCAGCTTACGGCAAGGTACTGGTCGGTCCACCCAGCAGCGTGAGGAGGTGGAGATGAAGGTGGTGAGGAATGAGAATGATGAGAACATCACCCCAATAGGATTGTCAGTGGAGACCACGTTGGATGGGTGCTGA